The Pediococcus inopinatus genome has a window encoding:
- a CDS encoding transposase has translation MPIRYSQDFKDSLVKLHQEGRSLKSLAEEFGPSKDSIAIWVKQATPIMIKGQSKTLKDVKQLEKRLAILEEENEILSRIA, from the coding sequence ATGCCAATTCGTTATTCACAAGATTTCAAAGATTCATTGGTTAAACTTCACCAAGAAGGCCGTTCACTTAAATCATTAGCAGAAGAATTTGGTCCGTCGAAAGATTCTATTGCTATTTGGGTTAAACAAGCTACCCCAATCATGATCAAGGGTCAGTCAAAGACGTTAAAAGACGTCAAGCAACTAGAGAAGCGCCTCGCTATTTTGGAGGAAGAAAACGAAATTTTATCACGCATAGCCTAA
- a CDS encoding ABC transporter ATP-binding protein, whose amino-acid sequence MNSLISLEKVNYQIADQHILHDVDWQIPAGAHITLTGPSGGGKSTLLRIIAAMISKTSGTLIFDGQPIESYDPIMYRRQVSYCFQQPTLFGETVADNLAFPYQIRKQVMDTQRVVTALNNVGLSERTLHQPIIELSGGERQRVALIRNILFLPKVLLLDEVTAGLDENNKQIVHAWLRQLNEQNHVTTIMITHDATEIAAADQLAKVVAGRLEVHA is encoded by the coding sequence ATGAATTCATTGATTAGTTTAGAAAAAGTTAATTATCAAATCGCTGATCAACATATTTTACATGATGTTGATTGGCAGATTCCAGCTGGGGCTCATATTACATTGACGGGACCATCCGGTGGTGGGAAAAGTACATTATTACGGATCATTGCGGCCATGATTTCTAAAACAAGTGGGACCTTGATTTTTGATGGGCAGCCGATTGAAAGTTATGACCCAATCATGTATCGGCGGCAAGTCTCATATTGTTTCCAACAACCGACGTTATTTGGTGAGACGGTGGCAGATAACTTAGCTTTCCCGTACCAAATTCGTAAGCAAGTCATGGATACGCAACGAGTGGTAACGGCGTTAAATAATGTTGGGCTGTCCGAACGAACCCTGCATCAGCCGATTATCGAGCTTTCCGGTGGTGAACGGCAGCGGGTCGCGCTGATTCGCAACATCTTATTCTTACCAAAAGTGTTGTTATTAGATGAGGTGACAGCTGGTTTGGATGAAAATAATAAGCAAATCGTGCACGCCTGGTTACGACAGTTAAATGAGCAGAATCACGTGACAACGATCATGATTACTCATGACGCGACAGAGATTGCTGCGGCAGATCAATTAGCGAAAGTGGTTGCTGGCAGATTGGAGGTACACGCATGA